Proteins encoded in a region of the Raphanus sativus cultivar WK10039 chromosome 8, ASM80110v3, whole genome shotgun sequence genome:
- the LOC130498955 gene encoding probable disease resistance RPP8-like protein 2, which yields MLKSLYRNCNNSALSVHDRRKTRAADHGGGGDIVLDFIHLKDLTLSMHMPKFLDQYRFPPHLAHIWLIGCRMEEDPIPILEKLLHLKSVYFSSGAFVGKRMVCSRGGFPQLRALKMSYQKEMEEWCVEEGSMPCLGTLSIDNCKKLKELPDGLMSITSLKELKIERMKREWWERLIPSGEDYCKVQHIPSVQFINCDGH from the coding sequence ATGTTAAAATCCCTTTACAGAAACTGCAATAATTCTGCCCTTAGTGTACATGATCGCCGAAAAACACGTGCGGCTGATCATGGAGGTGGTGGTGACATCGTTCTTGATTTTATTCATCTGAAGGATTTAACATTGTCCATGCACATGCCAAAGTTTCTGGATCAGTATCGGTTCCCTCCACACCTTGCACACATATGGCTTATAGGTTGCCGCATGGAGGAGGATCCAATACCGATTCTTGAAAAGTTGCTTCACCTGAAGTCGGTTTATTTTTCGTCTGGTGCTTTCGTTGGGAAGAGAATGGTGTGCTCAAGAGGTGGCTTTCCTCAGCTACGTGCTCTGAAGATGTCTTATCAGAAAGAAATGGAAGAGTGGTGTGTAGAAGAAGGGTCCATGCCATGTCTTGGTACTTTGAGTATAGATAACTGCAAAAAGTTGAAGGAACTTCCTGATGGGCTCATGTCTATAACATCGTTAAAGGAACTGAAGATAGAGCGAATGAAGAGGGAGTGGTGGGAGAGATTGATACCAAGTGGAGAAGATTACTGCAAAGTCCAACATATACCCAGTGTTCAGTTTATCAACTGTGACGGCCACTAA